A window of Mycobacteriales bacterium genomic DNA:
TTCCGGTGCAGCAGCTCGTCGCGGCAGACCAGCAGCGCGTTCACGAGGGCCTCGAGGTGCTGCTCGTCGGGGGTGCAGGTGCCGGCCGGCGCAGCGAGGAACCAGCTGCGGGTCGTGCGCGGGCGACCGCCGCGCTGGGCCTCGAGCTCGTGCGACCGCACGATGGCCTCTCGGGCGGCCCACCAGGCGGGCCCGTCCTGCACGAGCTTGCCGCGCGTGGCCTGCAGGACGGTGAGCGTGCCCCGGCCAAGGCCACATCGCACGTCGATGTCGGGCAGGAGGTGCAGGCGGACCAGGAAGGTCGCGCGGACGGCATCGGCCACCGATCTGTACGCGCCCTGAAACTCGTCGCCCACGGTGACGTCGAGCGCTTGGAGGGCCGTCATATCGCCATTCGTCCGCTCGAGCGCGTCGGTCAGTCGAGCGTGCACGTCCTTGCGGTCCTCATGGTCTCGAGAGCGGACCACGTCCCCGATGAGCGCCACCACGACTTCGGCCATACGACGAGCCTAGTCCTTATACGGACCTCGTATAAGGATTTCCCGGCGTCCGCCGGCGGGTGGACCCAGCTCGATCAGCACCGTCACCGGGCCGGCCGCTGCCGCGCGGCAAGAGGGCGCCGCGCACGGCCGCGCCAGCCCGGTGGCATCACTTCGACAAGAGCACGTTCCACCTCGGGCGGCAGGTCGTCGAGCTGTCCGAGGGGCTCGCCCTCGGCCTCT
This region includes:
- a CDS encoding SatD family protein translates to MAEVVVALIGDVVRSRDHEDRKDVHARLTDALERTNGDMTALQALDVTVGDEFQGAYRSVADAVRATFLVRLHLLPDIDVRCGLGRGTLTVLQATRGKLVQDGPAWWAAREAIVRSHELEAQRGGRPRTTRSWFLAAPAGTCTPDEQHLEALVNALLVCRDELLHRNAVRKHAELLRDWILGAGQDDLARRHGISQSAVSQRLTSLGGQSLREMDCLLAAAGDP